The following are encoded together in the Campylobacter concisus genome:
- a CDS encoding glycosyltransferase codes for MKILFVTSTLRSGGAERVCAVIASRFSMDHDVSLVKFDNDEPFYELASGVKLINLGVGADELGLVGNLKKRVSKVLALRALIREGKFDAVISFLDAVNTLVLFSSAGLKTPIIISEHTNYLAPKKAIFKVLRRISYPFANALSVLSDEDLSYYSKFCKNVMKIYNPLFKDMCSESFTKENLVIFVGRLNKIKNCEMFVRVAASLKQSGYKFAVAGDGGERANLENLAKSLGANVEFLGNVSDIASLYKRAKVLISCSNFEGLGNTLIEAINYDCVRVATRTSGAKELIKDGFDGLLCEINDADQMSEKLANLLQDEAKMGEFAKNARARLDEFSVEQIYKKWLELLKLGGVK; via the coding sequence ATGAAGATATTATTTGTCACATCAACGCTTAGAAGTGGCGGTGCGGAGCGAGTTTGCGCGGTGATCGCATCAAGATTTAGCATGGATCATGATGTAAGCCTTGTTAAATTTGACAATGATGAGCCATTTTACGAGCTAGCAAGTGGCGTGAAGCTCATAAATTTAGGCGTTGGGGCTGATGAGCTTGGCTTGGTTGGAAATTTAAAAAAGAGAGTTTCAAAGGTGCTTGCCTTAAGAGCGCTCATAAGAGAGGGTAAATTTGACGCTGTGATATCCTTTTTAGACGCTGTAAATACCTTGGTGCTCTTTAGCTCAGCTGGGCTAAAAACGCCTATTATTATAAGCGAGCACACAAACTATCTTGCGCCAAAAAAGGCGATCTTCAAGGTGTTAAGACGCATCAGCTATCCATTTGCAAACGCACTTAGTGTCTTAAGCGATGAGGATCTTAGTTACTACTCGAAATTTTGCAAAAATGTGATGAAAATTTACAACCCACTCTTTAAAGATATGTGCAGTGAGAGCTTTACGAAAGAAAATTTAGTCATCTTTGTTGGCAGGCTAAATAAGATAAAAAATTGCGAAATGTTTGTAAGAGTGGCTGCAAGCTTAAAACAAAGCGGCTATAAATTCGCAGTTGCTGGAGATGGCGGCGAGAGAGCAAATTTAGAAAATTTAGCCAAAAGCTTGGGCGCTAATGTCGAATTTTTAGGCAACGTTAGCGACATCGCCTCACTTTATAAAAGGGCAAAGGTGCTGATCTCTTGCTCAAATTTCGAGGGTCTTGGAAACACCTTAATAGAGGCGATAAACTATGACTGCGTGCGGGTTGCGACAAGGACTAGCGGGGCAAAAGAGCTTATAAAAGATGGCTTTGATGGCTTGCTTTGTGAGATAAATGACGCTGATCAGATGAGCGAAAAGCTTGCAAATTTGCTGCAAGATGAGGCAAAAATGGGCGAATTTGCTAAAAACGCAAGGGCTAGGCTTGATGAGTTTAGTGTGGAGCAAATTTATAAAAAATGGCTGGAGCTTTTAAAGCTTGGAGGTGTGAAGTGA
- a CDS encoding STT3 domain-containing protein yields MNRNLFFKNYSLYLMIFVAVLFGMVCRLYWVFWASEYPVFFWNNELMISTNDGYAFAEGARDMLAGFHQENDLSYYGYPLSTLTYWVVKFLGVKLETAMIYMSVFFSSLVAVPVILIANEYKLKMAGFIAALLAVVSNSYYNRTMAGYYDTDMLIITLSVFVVWGLIRVLEKKDAKSLIIAPLSVLIYMWWYASAFSLISILTGLFLLYTLIFDRKNPLFYLEISLLLLAISNLDLTLKFIAIMAIYAFCLFKKEVINLKFALGVLVVVFAVFVIRGGLNPIIFQLKFYVFRDAPEVGGMSFHFFNVNQTIQESSIVDFTLFCERISANVITFLISLAGVALFCIKNRSFAVSLGMLALGFLAFKSGLRFTIYAVPIMALGFGYLVEFVLANLKLKGAVLNLIRAFIAALVLAPALIHIYGYKAEPVFVNKEVEILNKLKGIAGREDYVVAWWDYGYPIRYYSDVKTLIDGGKHLGRENFAVSFVLGNDEMSSANMARLDVEYTERNFKERFNGNLAQILKERNASIDQFFSDIKEANFSLPAKTRDIYYYLPDRMLGIFPTILQFSKIDLKSGKNLNNGLFIVTRAISQNENGIRLNGGFTLTSDVTNLIYDGNILPLKSFIETDYNEAGKLNVKEYKNNESSNISVIFMRDYGRFIILDESILNSAYIQLFVLERYDPKIFEPVILDGAAKIYKLKR; encoded by the coding sequence ATGAATAGAAATTTATTTTTTAAAAATTACTCTTTATACTTGATGATATTTGTCGCAGTCCTTTTTGGCATGGTTTGTAGGCTCTACTGGGTCTTTTGGGCGAGTGAATATCCGGTATTTTTCTGGAACAACGAGCTAATGATCAGCACAAACGACGGCTATGCATTTGCCGAGGGCGCAAGGGACATGCTAGCTGGCTTTCACCAAGAAAACGACCTTAGCTACTACGGCTATCCGCTTTCCACACTTACTTACTGGGTAGTGAAATTTCTAGGCGTCAAGCTTGAGACAGCGATGATTTATATGAGTGTATTTTTTTCATCGCTTGTGGCTGTGCCAGTTATTTTGATCGCAAATGAATACAAACTAAAAATGGCTGGCTTTATCGCCGCACTTCTTGCTGTTGTCTCAAACAGCTACTACAACCGCACAATGGCAGGCTACTACGACACTGATATGCTCATCATCACACTTAGCGTCTTTGTCGTCTGGGGACTTATTAGAGTACTTGAGAAAAAGGACGCAAAGAGCCTAATAATCGCACCTTTGAGTGTGCTTATTTATATGTGGTGGTATGCGAGCGCATTTTCGCTTATTAGCATTTTAACTGGGCTATTTTTACTTTACACGCTCATTTTTGATAGGAAAAATCCACTTTTTTACCTTGAAATTTCGCTGCTTTTACTTGCCATTTCAAATCTTGATCTAACACTTAAATTTATCGCTATCATGGCTATTTATGCGTTTTGTCTTTTTAAAAAAGAGGTGATAAATTTAAAATTTGCTCTTGGTGTTTTGGTTGTTGTTTTTGCTGTTTTTGTCATTCGTGGCGGACTAAATCCGATTATTTTTCAGCTTAAATTTTACGTCTTTAGAGATGCGCCTGAAGTTGGAGGCATGAGCTTTCACTTTTTTAATGTCAATCAAACCATCCAAGAGTCAAGCATCGTTGATTTTACGCTATTTTGCGAGAGGATCAGCGCAAATGTCATAACATTTTTGATCTCGCTTGCAGGCGTTGCTCTTTTTTGCATTAAAAACCGCTCATTTGCCGTCTCACTTGGCATGCTCGCACTTGGCTTTTTAGCCTTTAAAAGTGGTCTTAGATTTACTATTTACGCTGTGCCTATCATGGCTCTTGGCTTTGGCTACTTAGTGGAGTTTGTGCTTGCAAATTTAAAGCTAAAAGGGGCCGTTTTAAATCTCATAAGAGCCTTCATAGCGGCTCTAGTGCTTGCTCCAGCGCTCATTCACATCTATGGCTACAAGGCTGAGCCAGTCTTTGTAAATAAAGAGGTTGAAATTTTAAATAAGCTAAAAGGTATCGCAGGACGCGAGGACTACGTGGTTGCGTGGTGGGACTATGGATATCCGATCAGATATTACAGCGATGTTAAGACGCTAATTGATGGCGGAAAACACCTTGGACGTGAAAATTTTGCCGTGAGTTTTGTGCTTGGAAACGATGAGATGAGCTCGGCAAATATGGCAAGGCTTGATGTTGAGTACACAGAGAGAAATTTTAAAGAGCGATTTAATGGCAACTTGGCTCAAATTTTAAAAGAGAGAAATGCAAGCATTGATCAGTTTTTTAGCGATATAAAAGAGGCAAATTTTAGCCTACCAGCAAAGACTAGGGATATTTACTACTACTTGCCAGATAGGATGCTTGGTATTTTTCCGACCATTTTGCAATTTAGCAAGATCGATCTAAAAAGCGGTAAAAATTTAAACAACGGCCTTTTTATCGTCACAAGAGCGATCTCTCAAAATGAAAATGGCATTAGACTAAATGGTGGATTTACGCTCACAAGTGATGTCACAAATTTAATCTATGATGGCAATATCTTGCCTCTTAAATCTTTCATAGAGACTGATTATAACGAGGCTGGCAAGCTAAATGTCAAAGAGTATAAAAATAACGAAAGCTCAAATATTTCTGTCATTTTTATGAGAGATTATGGTAGGTTTATCATCCTTGATGAAAGTATTTTAAATAGCGCATACATCCAGCTTTTTGTGCTTGAAAGGTACGATCCAAAAATTTTTGAGCCAGTCATACTTGATGGGGCGGCAAAAATTTATAAACTAAAGAGGTAA
- the pglJ gene encoding N-acetylgalactosamine-N,N'-diacetylbacillosaminyl-diphospho-undecaprenol 4-alpha-N-acetylgalactosaminyltransferase, which translates to MKKLAVFLYSMGPGGAERNVANLLPFLVKRYEVHLILMSKVIAYEIPSEVQIHFIENSDPYESGLKKLARLFLAMPMLAFKYKKLCQNLNIDMQFVLMNRPCYIAGLARILGLKKRLVISERSCPSVLYKDDLSGRVNKFLLTHLYKKADLILANAAGNKDDLVRNFGMSEDKTKVLYNALDLKTINLLKDEPLESDFKPFFINIGRLDNGKNQAMLIKIIASINDPRATLGILGKGPLKDELQNLIDKFGVGERVKLLGTDKNPFRHIKNASCLLCASRFEGFSNVLLEALACEKTIISTEHKSGARELLGESEFGILVPVDDENAMKEAMIKVLNAPEIRQNFEKVAYNRAKFFDSENIASELINFLENPNE; encoded by the coding sequence GTGAAAAAATTAGCCGTTTTCTTATACTCGATGGGGCCTGGCGGGGCTGAGCGAAATGTGGCAAATTTACTGCCATTTTTGGTTAAAAGATATGAAGTTCATCTCATCTTAATGAGCAAGGTCATCGCTTACGAGATCCCAAGTGAGGTGCAAATCCACTTTATAGAAAATAGCGATCCTTATGAAAGCGGGCTAAAGAAGCTTGCAAGGCTCTTTTTAGCGATGCCAATGCTTGCCTTTAAGTATAAAAAGCTTTGTCAAAATTTAAACATCGACATGCAGTTTGTGCTGATGAACCGCCCTTGTTATATTGCTGGGCTTGCTAGAATTTTGGGCCTTAAAAAGAGGCTAGTTATCAGCGAGCGAAGCTGTCCATCGGTCCTATACAAAGACGATCTAAGCGGCAGGGTTAATAAATTTTTACTCACTCATCTTTATAAAAAGGCTGATCTAATTCTTGCAAATGCAGCTGGCAACAAAGATGATCTGGTGCGAAATTTTGGTATGAGTGAGGACAAAACAAAGGTGCTTTATAACGCCCTTGATCTAAAAACTATAAATTTGCTAAAAGATGAGCCACTTGAGAGTGACTTTAAGCCATTTTTCATAAACATCGGCCGTCTTGATAATGGTAAAAATCAAGCCATGCTAATAAAAATAATCGCCTCTATTAACGATCCTCGTGCTACGCTTGGCATTTTGGGGAAAGGGCCTTTAAAGGATGAGCTGCAAAATTTGATAGACAAATTTGGCGTGGGCGAGCGAGTAAAACTTCTTGGCACTGATAAAAACCCTTTTAGGCATATAAAAAACGCCTCTTGTTTGCTTTGTGCTTCGCGTTTTGAGGGCTTTTCAAATGTCTTACTTGAAGCACTAGCGTGCGAAAAAACTATCATCTCAACCGAGCATAAAAGTGGCGCAAGGGAGCTTTTGGGCGAGAGCGAGTTTGGCATTTTGGTGCCAGTTGATGATGAAAATGCGATGAAAGAGGCGATGATAAAGGTGCTTAATGCGCCTGAAATAAGGCAAAATTTTGAAAAGGTTGCGTATAATCGGGCTAAATTTTTTGATAGTGAAAATATAGCGAGCGAGCTTATAAATTTTTTGGAAAATCCTAATGAATAG
- a CDS encoding MATE family efflux transporter has protein sequence MLINLISSIVVFVVSMGINFFLTPFILKSLGNEAFGFVGLSNAIVSYAAVISVAINSVSGRFVAHAWHKKDLNLANTYYSSVLVVNIFFCAVVVVLSSVFIINLQSFLNVPEKLLFDVRMTLVFYFINFCVGLFNGVLTVCAFVTNKLYLLSIRNAISSAILAILIVALFFFFKPFISYIAISALMASLFVFFSTIFMSSRITPELKFSLGKFDFSKIKELLSSGIWNSFNALNRILLTGMDLFICNIFVNANATGLLSVAKAAPIILESFVAQLSGIFAPKFVELYSKNLITDLIKEAKFSMKVIAFVMSAPAAFFVVFGLDFYTLWLPFKSSEEIKFIYNVSMITLVPIVFISFVFSLFNLDSATNKLRRPAIANTILGVSTIIAQIALLKFSGYGVYGIVIIAAIFYSIRILGFDLINAALNLEVKLTTFYGVYFKNLAVFALCVLAMFTCKDFVSLDNWLKFAIFAVIHAGAAYVLGYFLFFNDFERGIVWRKILKKIKRS, from the coding sequence ATGCTAATCAATCTAATAAGCTCAATCGTCGTTTTTGTCGTATCAATGGGCATAAATTTCTTTCTTACGCCATTTATTTTAAAAAGCCTTGGTAACGAGGCGTTTGGTTTTGTAGGTCTTAGCAACGCCATCGTTAGCTACGCAGCAGTTATAAGTGTAGCAATAAACTCTGTTAGTGGGCGCTTTGTCGCTCATGCTTGGCACAAAAAAGATCTAAACCTTGCAAACACCTACTACTCATCAGTGCTTGTCGTAAATATCTTCTTTTGCGCCGTTGTCGTGGTGCTAAGCTCCGTTTTTATTATAAATTTGCAAAGCTTTTTAAATGTCCCTGAAAAATTACTCTTTGATGTAAGAATGACCCTTGTTTTTTACTTTATAAATTTCTGTGTTGGGCTATTTAACGGTGTCTTGACGGTTTGTGCCTTTGTGACAAATAAGCTCTATTTGCTCTCCATCAGAAATGCCATCTCAAGTGCGATCCTAGCGATCCTCATCGTGGCGCTCTTTTTCTTTTTTAAGCCATTTATCTCATACATCGCTATTTCAGCACTTATGGCAAGCCTTTTTGTATTTTTTAGTACCATTTTTATGTCATCTCGCATCACGCCGGAGCTAAAATTTAGCCTTGGCAAATTTGACTTTTCTAAGATCAAAGAGCTTTTAAGCTCTGGCATTTGGAACAGCTTTAATGCCCTAAACCGCATACTTTTAACAGGCATGGACCTATTTATCTGCAACATTTTCGTAAATGCAAACGCCACTGGTCTTCTTTCTGTCGCCAAGGCCGCTCCTATCATACTTGAGAGCTTTGTGGCGCAGCTTAGTGGTATCTTTGCGCCAAAATTTGTCGAGCTTTACTCTAAAAATTTGATCACGGATCTTATAAAAGAGGCAAAATTCTCTATGAAAGTGATCGCCTTTGTAATGAGTGCTCCAGCTGCATTTTTCGTCGTTTTTGGGCTTGATTTTTACACGCTTTGGTTACCGTTTAAAAGTAGCGAGGAGATAAAATTTATCTATAACGTCTCGATGATCACGCTTGTACCCATCGTCTTTATCAGCTTTGTTTTCTCGCTTTTTAACCTTGATAGCGCGACAAACAAGCTTCGCCGTCCAGCCATTGCCAACACTATTCTTGGCGTTAGCACGATCATAGCGCAGATCGCGCTGCTTAAATTTAGTGGCTACGGCGTTTACGGCATCGTCATCATCGCAGCCATTTTTTATAGCATAAGAATTCTTGGCTTCGACCTCATAAATGCTGCTTTAAATTTAGAGGTAAAGCTCACTACATTTTATGGGGTTTATTTTAAAAATTTAGCCGTTTTTGCGCTCTGTGTGCTTGCGATGTTTACCTGCAAGGACTTTGTGAGCTTAGATAACTGGTTAAAATTTGCTATCTTTGCTGTGATACACGCCGGCGCAGCTTATGTTTTGGGATATTTCTTATTTTTTAATGACTTCGAGAGAGGCATAGTCTGGCGTAAAATTTTAAAAAAAATTAAAAGGTCTTAA
- a CDS encoding glycosyltransferase codes for MKILFVIAALRNGGAERVLNVLANELCKDNEITIALLEEDLGLYKFSEKIKIINLNVSGSGLALKFKKILALRALFKEQRADLIISFIDWTNVACVLANAGLKSKLIATEHHEHSYLKSKIASAMRDISYRFVDGLSVLSKSDYDYYKFAKNREVIHNPLFIDVPEVCEKQNVILSVARLEAVKGYDIYFEALSKMDKSLLDGWEIKIAGSGRQEAELKQMASNLGLNIKFLGHMSDVSKLYNEAKIFVLSSRSEGLSNVLIESGALNCARLSSDTVGARELINDGINGLIFKNGDAIDLKNKFEMLLKDENLRAKLAKNASKNANLFSKENIIKQWREFIKKVVSK; via the coding sequence GTGAAAATTCTTTTTGTCATCGCCGCACTTAGAAATGGTGGGGCTGAACGTGTGCTAAACGTGCTTGCAAACGAGCTTTGCAAAGACAATGAGATCACTATCGCTCTGCTTGAAGAGGATCTTGGGCTTTATAAATTTAGTGAAAAGATAAAGATCATAAACCTTAATGTGAGTGGTTCAGGGCTTGCTTTAAAATTTAAAAAAATCCTAGCTCTTAGAGCGCTTTTTAAGGAGCAAAGGGCTGATCTGATAATTAGCTTTATCGACTGGACAAACGTCGCTTGCGTGCTGGCAAATGCTGGGCTAAAGAGCAAACTAATAGCAACTGAGCATCACGAGCACAGCTACCTAAAAAGCAAAATCGCAAGTGCTATGCGTGATATTAGCTACCGCTTTGTAGATGGCTTAAGCGTGCTAAGTAAAAGCGACTACGACTACTATAAATTTGCCAAAAACCGCGAGGTCATCCACAACCCACTCTTTATCGACGTGCCTGAAGTTTGTGAGAAGCAAAATGTCATCTTAAGCGTGGCAAGGCTGGAGGCGGTAAAGGGCTATGATATCTATTTTGAGGCGCTTAGCAAGATGGATAAGAGCTTGCTTGATGGCTGGGAGATAAAGATCGCAGGCAGTGGCAGGCAAGAAGCCGAACTGAAGCAAATGGCGTCAAATTTGGGACTTAACATTAAATTTCTAGGTCATATGAGCGATGTTAGCAAGCTTTATAACGAGGCAAAAATTTTTGTTCTTAGCTCACGAAGCGAGGGACTTTCAAACGTGCTAATAGAATCAGGCGCCCTTAATTGCGCTAGGCTAAGTAGCGACACTGTGGGTGCAAGAGAGCTTATAAATGACGGCATTAACGGGCTTATCTTTAAAAATGGCGACGCAATTGATCTAAAAAATAAGTTTGAGATGCTTCTAAAAGATGAAAATTTAAGGGCAAAACTAGCAAAAAACGCCAGTAAAAATGCAAATTTATTTAGCAAAGAAAATATCATCAAGCAGTGGCGAGAATTTATAAAAAAGGTTGTTAGCAAGTGA
- a CDS encoding STT3 domain-containing protein — MHKVSVNCKILLIFLAAYLFGFAARMLWVLWAKDMPEFYFNGEFMLTTNDAYYYAEGARDMLAGFHQQNDFSPFNHPISTIVFYICKILPFKIESVMFYMSVFLTPLIVLPVVLISNELKALKAGAVAAFMSVILPSYLSRTSPGYFDSDMLNVTFALFIIYFLIRLLNTNEQKFIVLPGVFVSLYLWWYQSSYALILSIFFMFLLYTLVFMRDRLQNYQAIFFMFISIVSSNAFTKDPLIANKILIFNLVVIALFFSLFFKYKNLLSARNLAIFLTLMLAIFIYFGGFDFITSKMGIYVFKGNEILSDKFHFINEYNFISEVKSASPLYFIYFMSGNILILLAAIIGYLLLCFKFRPFLLTLPMLGLGLLSFFGGVRFVMYVTPLVALGFGYFLHFFLNLFDLRNSIKNLSLLVFVVAALAINLDFAYSYRPNTVISHDEAVALDGLKKLTKRDDYVFSWWDYGYAIRYFADVMTLNDPGRQGGENNYFVSLALGKDEAFSARLARVAVTYNDISLEQNIRPIDKILKDYNTSDINTFLSQLESENFTLPAAKKDVFYYLVPNMIDIAPNIFRYSYIDITTGKRQKEDFYHVSALNGVSEAGIDLGDGYTLPTNEQKFIIHNGEKKAIKSFYKVKGAGKDLRIDEKIIDKNAKIYVVFLEDYARILLLDENAFNSSFVQLFIFEKANERYFEPFVISSGVKIYRLKI, encoded by the coding sequence GTGCACAAAGTAAGCGTAAATTGTAAAATTTTACTTATATTTCTGGCTGCTTATCTGTTTGGATTTGCGGCTAGGATGCTCTGGGTATTGTGGGCAAAGGATATGCCAGAGTTTTACTTTAATGGCGAGTTTATGCTTACGACAAATGACGCATACTATTACGCAGAGGGTGCTAGAGACATGCTGGCTGGCTTTCATCAGCAAAATGACTTTAGCCCCTTTAATCACCCAATCTCAACTATAGTTTTTTATATTTGCAAAATTTTACCTTTTAAGATCGAAAGCGTGATGTTTTACATGAGCGTCTTTTTAACACCACTTATCGTGCTTCCAGTTGTTTTGATATCAAATGAGCTTAAGGCGCTAAAAGCTGGGGCTGTGGCAGCGTTTATGAGTGTTATCTTGCCAAGCTATCTTTCAAGGACATCGCCTGGATATTTTGATAGTGACATGTTAAATGTCACATTTGCGCTTTTTATTATCTATTTTTTGATCAGGCTTTTAAACACAAATGAACAAAAATTTATCGTTTTGCCTGGAGTCTTTGTGTCGCTTTATCTTTGGTGGTATCAAAGCTCATATGCACTTATTTTAAGCATTTTCTTTATGTTTTTACTATATACGCTAGTTTTTATGCGAGATAGATTGCAAAATTATCAAGCGATATTTTTTATGTTTATAAGCATCGTAAGCTCAAATGCTTTTACCAAAGATCCACTAATAGCAAATAAAATTTTGATTTTTAATTTAGTGGTTATTGCTTTATTTTTCTCTCTTTTTTTCAAATATAAAAATTTACTCTCAGCTAGAAATTTAGCCATTTTTCTTACTTTAATGCTAGCTATTTTTATCTATTTTGGTGGTTTTGATTTCATTACTTCAAAAATGGGTATTTATGTTTTTAAAGGCAATGAAATTCTTAGCGATAAATTTCACTTTATAAATGAGTATAATTTCATCAGTGAAGTAAAAAGTGCTAGTCCTTTGTATTTTATATATTTCATGTCAGGAAATATTCTTATATTACTGGCAGCTATTATTGGATACTTGTTACTTTGCTTTAAATTTCGTCCATTTTTACTTACTTTGCCAATGCTTGGACTTGGACTCCTATCTTTCTTTGGTGGAGTTAGATTTGTTATGTACGTAACACCACTTGTTGCGCTTGGTTTTGGGTATTTTTTGCATTTTTTTTTAAATTTATTTGATCTTAGAAATTCTATTAAAAATTTATCACTTTTGGTTTTTGTCGTAGCTGCTCTTGCTATAAATTTAGATTTTGCTTATTCATATAGGCCAAACACTGTAATTAGCCATGATGAAGCAGTAGCGCTTGATGGGCTCAAAAAGCTCACTAAGCGCGATGATTATGTATTTTCATGGTGGGATTATGGATATGCTATAAGGTATTTTGCTGATGTTATGACTTTAAACGATCCTGGCAGACAAGGTGGCGAAAATAATTATTTTGTTAGCCTTGCTTTGGGAAAAGATGAGGCTTTTTCGGCTAGACTTGCAAGAGTGGCAGTTACGTATAATGACATCTCGCTTGAGCAAAATATAAGGCCAATAGATAAAATTTTAAAAGACTACAACACAAGTGATATAAATACTTTTTTAAGTCAGCTTGAAAGCGAAAATTTCACTCTGCCAGCTGCAAAAAAAGATGTTTTTTACTATCTTGTGCCAAATATGATTGACATCGCACCAAATATCTTTAGATATAGCTATATCGACATTACAACTGGCAAAAGGCAAAAAGAGGATTTTTATCATGTTAGTGCATTAAATGGCGTTAGCGAAGCTGGTATTGACCTTGGAGACGGCTATACTTTGCCTACAAATGAGCAAAAATTTATCATACATAACGGCGAGAAAAAAGCTATAAAATCATTTTATAAGGTAAAAGGTGCTGGAAAAGATTTGCGAATAGATGAAAAAATCATAGATAAAAATGCCAAAATTTATGTGGTTTTTTTGGAAGATTATGCGCGGATATTGTTGCTTGATGAAAATGCTTTTAACTCATCTTTTGTGCAGCTTTTTATATTTGAAAAGGCCAATGAGAGATACTTTGAGCCATTTGTCATCTCAAGTGGCGTAAAAATTTATAGGTTAAAAATCTAA
- a CDS encoding glycosyltransferase family 25 protein: protein MDEIYLISLAKDTKRRELLQQKFSSYDSFKLIDAVDGRELNAREYYKIISPSFKAYGKVLSPAEVGCSLSHVKAYEAFLASEAKFALIFEDDVIGGDEDIKEAFLAASKMPENSVLICGMQDGLEGRFSAFGKKVDTSLSRPLWQVSVHSFSSIYRAGAYVLTKKSAKNLLEIHKRALCTTDVWDYLLGVNDMQMYFCDLFAHPTDLSGSNIEGERLERGYSANLKAYIKTIKFIFFSRLEKLQGYERIFKRG from the coding sequence ATGGATGAAATTTACCTGATCTCTTTGGCAAAAGATACCAAAAGGCGCGAGCTTTTGCAGCAGAAATTTAGCTCTTATGATAGCTTTAAGCTAATAGACGCAGTTGATGGCAGGGAGCTAAACGCGAGGGAGTACTATAAGATTATTTCGCCATCATTTAAAGCTTACGGCAAGGTTTTAAGCCCAGCAGAGGTTGGCTGTTCGCTCTCACACGTGAAAGCCTATGAGGCGTTTTTGGCAAGTGAAGCCAAATTTGCTCTCATCTTTGAAGATGACGTGATAGGGGGTGATGAGGACATAAAAGAGGCCTTTTTGGCAGCTAGCAAGATGCCTGAAAACAGCGTGTTGATATGTGGCATGCAAGATGGGCTGGAGGGCAGGTTTAGCGCCTTTGGCAAAAAGGTGGATACTAGCCTAAGTAGGCCGCTTTGGCAGGTCTCAGTGCACTCATTTTCAAGCATTTATAGAGCAGGGGCCTATGTGCTAACTAAAAAAAGTGCCAAAAATTTGCTTGAAATTCACAAACGTGCACTTTGTACGACCGATGTTTGGGACTATTTGCTTGGCGTTAATGATATGCAGATGTATTTTTGCGACCTTTTTGCGCACCCAACTGATCTTAGCGGCTCAAACATCGAAGGCGAGCGCCTTGAGAGAGGATACAGCGCAAATTTAAAGGCCTATATCAAGACAATTAAATTTATATTTTTCTCACGTCTTGAAAAGCTTCAAGGCTATGAGAGAATTTTTAAAAGGGGCTAA
- a CDS encoding glycosyltransferase family 2 protein — protein MSEPLISIVTATYKRPELLKKAIRSALAQSYKNLEIIVTDDGNDESAREICKSFNDARIKFVKNSAHKKSPNGNKNNGFDNVTGEFICLLDDDDELLPEAIAECYEILKSGEYSCVFADAICEKDGVMTEVMAGRSPYSKSGAMSKVDYHCGRINGEYFKLFSREFINGFRFDESSFGGENELYIRFFEKNVFYLKKPLYIYRIARSDSATLNAGKHALSVANAYIKTANLHYDIAIKNEPKFLAMQYKNAAYYAKIAGEYGLMLRCIFKSLSIKFSKEAFIFLLLCPLPSGLLPALSKLRVKIKQRFGV, from the coding sequence ATGAGCGAGCCATTAATCAGCATCGTAACAGCGACCTACAAGCGTCCAGAGCTTTTAAAAAAGGCCATAAGAAGCGCTCTAGCTCAAAGCTATAAAAATTTAGAAATAATTGTAACTGACGACGGCAATGACGAGAGCGCGAGAGAAATTTGCAAGAGTTTTAACGACGCAAGGATCAAATTTGTAAAAAATAGTGCTCACAAAAAGAGCCCAAATGGCAACAAGAATAATGGCTTTGATAATGTAACAGGCGAGTTTATCTGCTTGCTTGACGATGATGACGAGCTTTTACCAGAGGCGATTGCTGAGTGCTATGAAATTTTAAAAAGTGGCGAGTATTCGTGCGTTTTTGCAGACGCGATCTGCGAAAAAGATGGCGTGATGACTGAGGTGATGGCTGGTAGAAGCCCATATAGCAAGAGTGGGGCGATGAGTAAGGTTGATTATCACTGCGGGCGGATAAATGGCGAGTATTTTAAACTTTTTTCGCGCGAATTTATAAACGGCTTTAGGTTTGATGAGAGCAGTTTTGGCGGCGAAAATGAGCTTTACATCCGCTTTTTTGAAAAAAATGTCTTCTATCTTAAAAAGCCACTTTACATCTACCGCATCGCAAGAAGTGATAGTGCTACGCTAAATGCCGGCAAGCACGCGTTAAGCGTGGCAAACGCCTATATAAAAACAGCAAATTTGCACTACGATATCGCTATAAAAAATGAGCCAAAATTTCTAGCTATGCAGTATAAAAATGCCGCTTACTACGCCAAGATAGCAGGCGAATATGGTTTGATGTTAAGGTGTATCTTTAAAAGCCTTAGCATTAAATTTAGCAAAGAAGCGTTTATTTTCTTGCTGCTTTGTCCGCTCCCAAGTGGGCTTTTACCAGCACTTTCAAAGCTTAGAGTAAAGATCAAGCAAAGGTTTGGTGTATGA